GTCGAAGAAGGCATCGACGTGGCGGTTCGCATCGGGCACCTGCCTTCGTCGGGCTACCACGCCGTGAAGGTGGGCGCGGTGCGCCGGGTGGTTTGTGCGTCACCCGCTTACCTGGCGCGGTCTGGCCGGCCGCGGCAGCCGGGCGATCTGGCCGGGCACCGGATCATCGCGGCGGTCGGCGCCTGGACATCGCTCGAATGGCGCTTCGGGCAGGGCCGGCAGGAAAGCATCACCGTCCGTCCGCGCCTGTTCTGCAATACCAACGAAGCCGCGATCGCCGCCGCATTGGAAGGCTGGGGCATCACGCGGGTGCTGTCCTACCAGGTCGTGGCGGACGTCCGGGCCGGGCGGCTGGAGATCGTGCTGCCGGAGTTCGAAGAGCCGCCGCTGCCGGTGCATGTCGTGCATGCGGAAGGACGCCGGGTGACGGCAAAGGCCCGCGCGTTCATCGATCTGGCAGTCGATCGCCTGAGGGCCAACCCGGCGCTGGAACACCTCGACTGAGCGCGCGCCTGCGGCTGGCGGCACTCGCCACCGCC
The nucleotide sequence above comes from Xylophilus sp. GOD-11R. Encoded proteins:
- a CDS encoding LysR family transcriptional regulator, with protein sequence MDKLQCMAVFVKVAEVGSFAAAARKLLMSPPAVTRAVAMLEEAVGARLLLRTTRSVKPTEAGARYLEDCRRILLEVDEADAGAAGDHAAPSGMLTVTASVRFGAMHVLPILTEYLDRYPTMTGQALFLDRNTNLVEEGIDVAVRIGHLPSSGYHAVKVGAVRRVVCASPAYLARSGRPRQPGDLAGHRIIAAVGAWTSLEWRFGQGRQESITVRPRLFCNTNEAAIAAALEGWGITRVLSYQVVADVRAGRLEIVLPEFEEPPLPVHVVHAEGRRVTAKARAFIDLAVDRLRANPALEHLD